A part of Thermotoga sp. KOL6 genomic DNA contains:
- a CDS encoding NfeD family protein, whose product MEAWVFWLILGVILMVAEILTPTFFIFWFGVGALAASLVSLYLGIYVQLIVFGVVSIVLVLLTRRLVQHWESPRKIHVEEIVGKVALVIEKIDNKSGTGLVKINGDIWRAFSEDDEEIIEKGEHVKILRVEGAHVVVKRV is encoded by the coding sequence ATGGAAGCCTGGGTGTTCTGGCTCATCCTTGGTGTAATACTGATGGTAGCAGAAATACTCACTCCTACCTTTTTCATCTTTTGGTTTGGTGTAGGAGCACTTGCTGCGTCGTTGGTTTCTCTTTATTTGGGTATTTACGTCCAGTTAATCGTTTTTGGAGTAGTCTCCATTGTGTTAGTTCTCCTTACCAGAAGGCTCGTTCAGCATTGGGAATCACCTAGAAAGATACATGTAGAGGAAATTGTAGGTAAGGTAGCGCTTGTCATAGAAAAGATCGATAACAAAAGTGGAACAGGTCTTGTGAAGATCAACGGTGATATTTGGCGTGCTTTTTCTGAAGACGACGAAGAGATTATTGAAAAAGGTGAGCATGTAAAGATCTTAAGGGTAGAAGGAGCTCATGTAGTTGTGAAAAGAGTATGA
- a CDS encoding SPFH domain-containing protein, whose protein sequence is MLVALIVIVFFLLIVAASSLRIVRPYERGLVERLGKFKREVGAGIHFIIPFFERMIKVDMREKVIDVPPQEVITRDNVVVTVDAVIYYEITDAYKVVYNVSNFEMATIKLAQTNLRNVIGELELDQTLTSRERINMKLRTVLDEATDKWGVRITRVEIKKIDPPQDITDAMSKQMKAERTKRAAILEAEGYKQAQILRAEGEKNAAILRAEGEAEAIKRVAEANMQKLILEARGQAEAIKLVFNAIHEGNPTKDLLTVRYLETLKEMANGQATKIFLPFEASSILASLGVISEIFKKEEKEENKRDEK, encoded by the coding sequence ATGTTAGTGGCTCTTATTGTTATCGTTTTTTTCCTGTTGATTGTTGCTGCCAGTTCACTGAGGATAGTTCGTCCCTATGAACGAGGTTTGGTTGAACGCCTTGGAAAATTCAAGAGAGAAGTAGGTGCGGGAATACACTTTATTATCCCATTTTTTGAAAGAATGATAAAGGTGGACATGAGGGAAAAAGTGATCGATGTACCTCCACAGGAAGTTATCACGAGGGACAATGTTGTAGTTACAGTTGACGCAGTAATATATTACGAGATCACAGATGCGTACAAAGTTGTTTACAACGTTAGTAATTTCGAGATGGCAACGATAAAGCTTGCACAGACGAATTTGAGGAATGTGATAGGAGAACTGGAACTCGATCAAACATTGACTTCTAGAGAGAGAATAAACATGAAACTTCGAACAGTCCTCGATGAGGCAACTGATAAGTGGGGTGTGAGAATCACACGAGTTGAAATTAAGAAGATCGATCCTCCTCAGGATATTACAGATGCTATGAGTAAACAAATGAAGGCAGAGAGAACAAAAAGAGCAGCTATACTGGAGGCAGAAGGATACAAACAGGCTCAGATTTTGAGAGCGGAAGGTGAGAAAAATGCGGCTATTTTGAGAGCAGAGGGTGAGGCGGAAGCAATAAAGCGAGTCGCTGAAGCGAACATGCAGAAACTCATTCTCGAAGCTAGAGGGCAAGCTGAAGCGATAAAACTTGTTTTCAACGCGATACACGAAGGAAATCCAACCAAAGATTTGCTTACTGTTAGATATCTAGAAACGCTTAAAGAAATGGCCAACGGTCAAGCGACCAAAATATTCTTACC
- the secF gene encoding protein translocase subunit SecF, with amino-acid sequence MRREIDFMGKSRIFITISLILIAISVVSIFTKGFNFGVEFTGGSEIVVRFENKSITEADIRKAISQISEELASSRIVQVRSAGDPANVLKYSIVVSKIYEPEEKQKIQEEIEHLLSGKVVSFNEISGTAAEEIKRGTWTAILVALVVLLIYITIRFRFIFGVAAIIALVHDVLITMGFFSIFGYEINVAAVAAFLTLLGYSLNDTIVLSDRIRENMKRYRGRNIVNIVNMSINQVLARTINTSLTTFLVVFVLLLFAGNAVKPFAFGMTVGTVVGTYSSLYVVSPIIVKWTK; translated from the coding sequence ATGAGAAGAGAGATTGACTTCATGGGAAAATCGAGGATATTCATAACGATTTCTTTGATCTTGATAGCGATTTCTGTCGTATCTATCTTTACAAAAGGATTCAATTTCGGTGTTGAATTCACCGGAGGGTCGGAAATCGTAGTTCGATTTGAAAACAAAAGCATTACGGAAGCTGACATAAGGAAAGCGATCTCTCAAATCTCTGAAGAACTTGCAAGTTCAAGAATTGTTCAGGTACGTTCGGCGGGGGATCCGGCCAATGTCTTGAAGTATTCTATCGTCGTTTCAAAAATTTATGAACCTGAGGAAAAACAAAAAATTCAAGAGGAAATTGAACACCTCCTTTCTGGAAAAGTGGTTTCCTTCAATGAAATAAGCGGTACAGCTGCTGAGGAAATCAAAAGAGGGACTTGGACAGCCATTCTTGTAGCCCTCGTGGTGCTTTTGATTTACATCACCATCAGGTTCAGATTCATATTCGGTGTTGCCGCTATTATCGCGCTTGTTCACGATGTTTTGATCACAATGGGATTTTTCTCTATTTTTGGATACGAAATAAACGTTGCAGCGGTGGCAGCGTTCCTCACTTTACTTGGATACTCTTTAAACGATACTATCGTTCTTTCTGATAGGATCAGAGAGAATATGAAAAGATATAGAGGAAGGAACATAGTAAACATTGTGAACATGAGTATAAACCAAGTTCTTGCTAGAACGATCAATACCTCTTTAACGACGTTCTTGGTGGTCTTCGTTCTTCTGCTATTTGCTGGTAATGCGGTGAAACCGTTCGCTTTCGGTATGACCGTGGGAACTGTAGTGGGGACATATTCTTCACTGTACGTAGTATCCCCCATCATTGTGAAGTGGACAAAATAA
- a CDS encoding glucose-1-phosphate thymidylyltransferase — translation MKKAIVLCAGRGTRLRPLTFTTAKHLIPIANKPILFYSLESIARAGIEEVGIVVNPFNKEEFRKIIGNGESFGLKITYIVQEEPKGLAHAVLVSKGFLGDDDFLMYLGDNLILEDLSKFLRDFEQSDYAASILLSPVKDPTRFGVAVMDGDRVLKVVEKPKVPPSNLAIVGLYLFRNKIFEGIENIKPSWRGELEITDAIEYLIEKGEKVKGYIIYGWWKDTGKPDDLLEANRKILMQINEEILGSVDEKSDIQGTVMIGKATRIVNSVIRGPVVVGENCFIKDTYIGPYTSVGNNVILEDCELENSIVMDDCSIIGIEKRVDSSILGKGVSVRSSKKRPTSLNLILGDMSRVEF, via the coding sequence GTGAAAAAAGCGATCGTTTTATGCGCAGGAAGGGGTACTAGACTCAGGCCATTGACTTTCACCACTGCGAAACACCTTATTCCTATTGCAAACAAACCGATTCTTTTTTACAGTCTAGAAAGCATTGCTCGTGCGGGTATTGAAGAAGTGGGAATTGTTGTGAATCCTTTCAACAAAGAGGAATTTAGAAAAATCATCGGAAACGGAGAATCTTTCGGTTTAAAGATAACCTACATAGTCCAAGAGGAACCTAAAGGGCTTGCTCATGCTGTTTTAGTGTCCAAAGGATTTCTCGGCGACGATGATTTTCTCATGTACCTTGGAGACAATCTAATCCTTGAAGATCTGAGTAAGTTTCTAAGAGATTTCGAGCAATCGGATTATGCCGCATCCATTTTGCTTTCACCTGTCAAAGATCCTACGAGATTCGGAGTGGCTGTGATGGACGGAGATAGAGTGCTCAAAGTCGTAGAAAAACCGAAGGTTCCACCGAGCAATCTTGCAATAGTTGGACTTTATCTTTTTAGAAACAAGATTTTTGAAGGCATAGAAAACATAAAACCTTCGTGGAGAGGCGAACTCGAAATCACAGATGCCATAGAGTACCTCATAGAAAAAGGTGAAAAAGTAAAGGGTTACATCATATACGGCTGGTGGAAAGACACCGGAAAACCAGATGATCTTCTGGAAGCAAATCGCAAAATTCTTATGCAAATAAACGAAGAAATTTTGGGATCTGTTGACGAAAAATCCGATATACAAGGAACGGTGATGATAGGAAAAGCCACCAGAATTGTCAATTCCGTTATCAGAGGCCCTGTTGTAGTAGGAGAGAACTGTTTCATTAAGGATACTTACATAGGACCTTACACCTCTGTGGGAAACAACGTGATCTTGGAAGATTGTGAACTAGAAAACAGCATAGTTATGGATGATTGTTCGATCATTGGTATAGAGAAAAGAGTGGATTCCTCTATTCTGGGAAAGGGTGTTTCTGTTAGAAGCTCGAAAAAACGCCCTACGAGTTTGAATCTTATTCTCGGTGACATGAGTAGAGTGGAATTTTAA
- the rnz gene encoding ribonuclease Z: protein MNIIGFSKALFSTWVYYSPERILFDAGEGVSTTLGSKVYAFKYVFLTHGHVDHVAGLWGVVNIRNNGMGDREKPLDVYYPKGNKAVEEYTNFIKKANPELRFSFNVHPLEEGERVFLREAGGFKRYVQPFKTKHVASEVSFGYHVFEVRRKLKREFQGLDSREIAKLVKKKGRDFVTEEYHKKILTISGDSLALDPEEVKDTELLIHECTFLDSRDRRYKNHASIEEVMQTVKKAGVKRVILYHISTRYIRKLKSIIKKYREMMPDVEIMYMDPRKVFEM from the coding sequence ATGAACATAATAGGGTTTTCAAAAGCTCTCTTCTCAACTTGGGTTTATTACTCTCCTGAGCGTATTCTCTTCGACGCAGGGGAAGGAGTTTCTACCACTCTCGGTAGCAAGGTTTACGCCTTCAAATATGTGTTTCTCACCCATGGGCATGTAGATCATGTAGCGGGTTTATGGGGTGTTGTGAACATAAGAAACAACGGGATGGGAGACAGGGAGAAACCCCTCGATGTGTACTATCCAAAAGGTAACAAAGCCGTCGAAGAATACACGAATTTCATAAAAAAAGCGAATCCAGAGCTACGTTTTTCTTTCAACGTTCATCCATTGGAAGAAGGAGAGAGAGTGTTTTTAAGAGAAGCGGGTGGTTTTAAGCGGTACGTTCAACCTTTCAAGACAAAACATGTGGCATCTGAGGTGAGTTTTGGGTATCACGTTTTTGAAGTCAGAAGGAAGCTAAAAAGGGAATTTCAGGGTTTAGATAGCAGAGAGATCGCCAAGCTGGTTAAGAAAAAGGGAAGAGACTTTGTCACAGAAGAATATCATAAGAAGATTCTCACTATCAGTGGTGATTCGCTTGCGCTCGATCCTGAGGAGGTGAAAGATACTGAACTTCTCATTCATGAATGTACCTTCTTGGATTCTCGTGATCGGAGGTATAAAAATCACGCTTCAATAGAAGAAGTTATGCAAACAGTTAAGAAAGCGGGTGTCAAGAGGGTGATACTCTATCATATCTCCACGCGATACATCAGAAAACTCAAATCTATCATAAAAAAGTACAGAGAGATGATGCCGGATGTAGAAATAATGTATATGGATCCTAGGAAGGTGTTTGAGATGTAG
- the rplI gene encoding 50S ribosomal protein L9 translates to MKVILLKDVPKIGKKGEVKEVSDGYARNYLIPRGLAKEYTKGLERAIEHEKEIERKRREREKEESEKILKELKKRTHIIKAKAGKGGKIFGAVTATTLAEEISKLTGLKLDKKWFKLEKPIKEVGNYSVEVSLPGGVRDTIEIKVEREE, encoded by the coding sequence TTGAAAGTGATTCTTCTGAAGGACGTTCCAAAGATCGGAAAAAAGGGTGAAGTCAAGGAAGTATCAGATGGGTATGCGAGAAATTATTTGATTCCTCGGGGTCTTGCGAAAGAATATACGAAAGGACTCGAGAGGGCGATAGAACACGAAAAAGAAATAGAGAGAAAAAGGAGAGAACGAGAAAAAGAAGAAAGTGAAAAGATTTTGAAGGAGTTGAAAAAGAGGACACATATTATAAAAGCCAAAGCAGGAAAAGGTGGAAAAATTTTTGGAGCGGTCACAGCAACAACTTTAGCAGAAGAAATCTCGAAACTAACAGGATTGAAGTTAGACAAAAAATGGTTCAAATTGGAAAAACCGATAAAAGAGGTGGGAAATTACTCTGTGGAAGTTTCCCTTCCTGGTGGTGTTAGGGATACTATAGAGATCAAGGTGGAGAGAGAGGAATGA